One genomic window of Cydia strobilella chromosome 11, ilCydStro3.1, whole genome shotgun sequence includes the following:
- the LOC134745279 gene encoding putative odorant receptor 92a isoform X1 encodes MSLLFDESLKSIEFLFKHVGIHLDRTILNTAEHVIKFRSLYIINFLWLNTDAIGEILWIIQGALHGKSLIKLTFIAPCINLCILANIKTLSLFLNDDKVKKLFKQLRNAENNINNGDEVVKKKIVAEGKKHLRAVVKALIVITAVTVMLFFVTPMLVMGLEYKKSGQIELVLPFLVAYSFNPYDIKYWPFVYMHQIWGAYLVSIQVAGTDCLFYTCCTSICTQFRLLQNDIETIIPKRNFDENVFQEKFKKLAVRHEGIMQSVIQLESIYTKSTLFNFVTSSFLICLTGFNATALGDIGFMLTFLSFLLMSLMQIFLLCFYGDMIMTSSMEVSNAVYNSKWYTVNPKVAKHLYVVQMRAQKPSKLTAYGYADVNLTSFTKILSSAWSYFALLKTMERPTRV; translated from the exons ATGTCTTTACTCTTCGATGAGTCTTTGAAATCAAttgaatttctttttaaacatgTTGGGATACATTTGGATCGTACAATTCTGAATACCGCCGAGCATGTAATAAAATTTAGATCGTTGTATATTATAAACTTCCTTTGGCTGAACACGGATGCTATCGGCGAAATATTATGGATCATACAGGGCGCTCTTCACGGAAAAAGTCTAATCAAATTGACTTTTATAGCGCCCTGTATAAATTTATGCATTCTTGCAAACATTAAAACCCTCTCCCTGTTTCTTAATGATGATAAAGTAAAGAAATTATTCAAACAACTACGGAACGcggaaaataatattaataatggcgATGAAGTAGTTAAGAAGAAAATCGTTGCTGAAGGAAAAAAGCATTTAAGGGCTGTTGTAAAGGCTTTGATTGTAATCACCGCTGTAACAGTGATGTTGTTTTTTGTGACCCCGATGCTGGTCATGGGATTAGAATATAAGAAATCGGGACAGATTGAGCTGGTGCTACCGTTCCTGGTTGCTTATTCGTTTAATCCTTATGACATCAAATACTGGCCGTTTGTATACATGCATCAAATTTGGGGTG CATACTTAGTTTCGATCCAAGTCGCTGGTACCGACTGCCTCTTCTATACATGCTGCACCAGCATCTGCACGCAGTTTCGCTTGCTGCAAAACGACATTGAAACCATTATTCCTAAACGTAATTTCGACGAAAATGTGTTTCAGGAAAAGTTTAAGAAGTTAGCTGTTCGCCATGAGGGCATCATGCA GTCAGTAATTCAATTGGAAAGCATCTATACGAAATCGACGTTATTCAATTTCGTGACAAGTTCATTCTTGATTTGCCTGACGGGATTTAACGCCACG gctCTAGGAGACATAGGGTTCATGTTGACCTTCCTCTCATTTTTGCTGATGAGTCTGATGCAGATTTTCCTGCTCTGTTTTTACGGAGACATGATTATGACATcg AGCATGGAAGTAAGCAACGCCGTGTATAATTCCAAATGGTATACAGTGAATCCAAAAGTAGCAAAGCATCTGTACGTGGTTCAAATGAG GGCACAGAAACCCTCCAAGTTGACGGCGTACGGTTACGCCGACGTCAATCTGACATCTTTCACAAAG ATATTGAGCTCGGCTTGGTCATACTTCGCTCTTCTGAAAACTATGGAGAGGCCGACACGAGTGTAG
- the LOC134745279 gene encoding putative odorant receptor 92a isoform X2, translating to MSLLFDESLKSIEFLFKHVGIHLDRTILNTAEHVIKFRSLYIINFLWLNTDAIGEILWIIQGALHGKSLIKLTFIAPCINLCILANIKTLSLFLNDDKVKKLFKQLRNAENNINNGDEVVKKKIVAEGKKHLRAVVKALIVITAVTVMLFFVTPMLVMGLEYKKSGQIELVLPFLVAYSFNPYDIKYWPFVYMHQIWGAYLVSIQVAGTDCLFYTCCTSICTQFRLLQNDIETIIPKRNFDENVFQEKFKKLAVRHEGIMQSVIQLESIYTKSTLFNFVTSSFLICLTGFNATSMEVSNAVYNSKWYTVNPKVAKHLYVVQMRAQKPSKLTAYGYADVNLTSFTKILSSAWSYFALLKTMERPTRV from the exons ATGTCTTTACTCTTCGATGAGTCTTTGAAATCAAttgaatttctttttaaacatgTTGGGATACATTTGGATCGTACAATTCTGAATACCGCCGAGCATGTAATAAAATTTAGATCGTTGTATATTATAAACTTCCTTTGGCTGAACACGGATGCTATCGGCGAAATATTATGGATCATACAGGGCGCTCTTCACGGAAAAAGTCTAATCAAATTGACTTTTATAGCGCCCTGTATAAATTTATGCATTCTTGCAAACATTAAAACCCTCTCCCTGTTTCTTAATGATGATAAAGTAAAGAAATTATTCAAACAACTACGGAACGcggaaaataatattaataatggcgATGAAGTAGTTAAGAAGAAAATCGTTGCTGAAGGAAAAAAGCATTTAAGGGCTGTTGTAAAGGCTTTGATTGTAATCACCGCTGTAACAGTGATGTTGTTTTTTGTGACCCCGATGCTGGTCATGGGATTAGAATATAAGAAATCGGGACAGATTGAGCTGGTGCTACCGTTCCTGGTTGCTTATTCGTTTAATCCTTATGACATCAAATACTGGCCGTTTGTATACATGCATCAAATTTGGGGTG CATACTTAGTTTCGATCCAAGTCGCTGGTACCGACTGCCTCTTCTATACATGCTGCACCAGCATCTGCACGCAGTTTCGCTTGCTGCAAAACGACATTGAAACCATTATTCCTAAACGTAATTTCGACGAAAATGTGTTTCAGGAAAAGTTTAAGAAGTTAGCTGTTCGCCATGAGGGCATCATGCA GTCAGTAATTCAATTGGAAAGCATCTATACGAAATCGACGTTATTCAATTTCGTGACAAGTTCATTCTTGATTTGCCTGACGGGATTTAACGCCACG AGCATGGAAGTAAGCAACGCCGTGTATAATTCCAAATGGTATACAGTGAATCCAAAAGTAGCAAAGCATCTGTACGTGGTTCAAATGAG GGCACAGAAACCCTCCAAGTTGACGGCGTACGGTTACGCCGACGTCAATCTGACATCTTTCACAAAG ATATTGAGCTCGGCTTGGTCATACTTCGCTCTTCTGAAAACTATGGAGAGGCCGACACGAGTGTAG